TCCCACACACAACTAAAGCTCACATAGCTGAATTATTACTCTGCAGGATTGAATCCTATAGAAGcataagaaataatttgaagGGGCTGGTATTTGTAATGGAATTCACTTGTCAATTCATCATATGTCAAACTGACACTGTTTTGACATGCCTTCTCAACTTGGAATACAGTATGTCTATATTCGTGAATGTCGAGAGATGGATGTTGATGGGCGGAAGATCTGGGTTGTGTTAGCTCAAAGTGTGTCTGTTCCTCAGTGCCCTGAAAAGCCTGGTATTGTCAGAGTTAAAAGCTATAAACAAAGTCTGGCAATTGAAAGTGATGGCAAGACTGGATCTAAAGGTAAGAGGTCAAGAAAGTGTGATCACAAGTCATgtagaaatggaaattttaagCTAAAACCAGTTCCTATAAAGTGGATGTACTGAGCACTAGGAGTACTTAAAAATAAGTGGAACTTTTGGAAATGTCCAGTGCAGCGTGCTACTGTTAAGAATCTTTTAACAGTTGGGCTGGGTAGTTAAGAATAGACTACTGACCACATCATTCTGCACTCTCAtcccacccccactccctcATCCCACACTTATTTTCCTGCCAGCCAGTTCAGTTGGGTAGAGTCTGATGCTAGTTGCAATTTGGTTAACTCAGCAATGACTTAAATATCATGCTTGACAGATGTATAGATTAAAGGGTTTGCCTAGAGATTGACTCCTGTCTGAGATTAGTCCTTTAAAGACAACCTTATTTTATAAGACAGGCTGCCTAAAATAGTTTGCAATAGTCTAAATTAATATTATGGTGCTCTCAGCTTCCCAGAGGTTAACTGGGAATGGCTATACTTATTTCACATTCCACTTCAGTACAAGTTGACTTTTTTGTGAAGAATTCAGAGCAGAACTGTTGTACTTGGTGCTTCAGTCGTGCACACTGACAGCTTCTGTCATACGGTGTTAGAGCTAATACTCAGACTATGGCTGGATAATGTTGTAGTAACTTCTCTTTCATCTCTAGTCTATATGTACTATTTTGATAATCCTGGTGGCATGATTCCATCATGGCTGGTCAACTGGGCTGCCAAGGTAAGTAAAGGTTGACAGCACAATTGTCTTTGGCTAATCTGTTTCAAACAATGTATTAACTGTATCCATACCTGTCTTCTGCATGTTGGGTAGCATTAATTTTTTCTGAAACGGATGTATTGACCTTTCTAGCTCTTATGCAGTCCCATTTTTAGAATCTTGCTATTGTCTGCTTACATGGCAGttgtcttaatttttaatttttttttaaattcctgtcAAATTCCTTTTCTTAATCAACCAGCTGGGTAAATTTCtgcaacaaaaacaacaaatcCATGTTCCAGAGCATATGTGAATAGCCTTAACACAAGCAAACTTCAATAGTGCAGTCTGTTAACAAAGTATTAAGAGAATGGTCTGCTGCTTTGTACCAGATCTTGGAATTGTCCTGTATTTGTTTGAAGGCCTCAATCTATATAGTGGGAATTCTCATCTTGCTTATAGTTTTTCTTGATAACATTATGCAAGAATGACTTTTCCACTTTTCTCTTTACAGAGTGGTGTGCCTACTTTCTTGAAGGATATGCAAAAAGCTTGCCGTAATTATTCTAAGAATATGTAGGTCAAAGTTGATCTTAGTTGTTTAACTCATAGAGCTCTGCACTTACAGGAGTGACTACTGTATATTACACTGGATAAAATCTACCTCTAATAttggaaagatttttattttacttggtTTATGCCTTGAATTTTATTAGATCTTTGTTTCCATCTCCAACTGAAGAGCTACCCACTGACAAGGTAATACCAACATCAGCTGCATCCTCTAGAAAGTACTTAAGTTTAGCCTTGTCCCCCATGCTTTGCTTATGCTGATTGTAATGTGTCAGCTAGAGGAATTCCATTGATTACATCCTTGAACAACAAACAATGATCTTGCTAGGAAAAACGTCTGAACTTGGACTGAAAATTCTCTGCATGTTATTATGCCTGGATCTGCCTTTGTGGCCTTGCAGGGTGGCTTCCTACTGAAATTGA
This DNA window, taken from Haliaeetus albicilla chromosome 12, bHalAlb1.1, whole genome shotgun sequence, encodes the following:
- the PCTP gene encoding phosphatidylcholine transfer protein isoform X2; this encodes MDLDFRKQWDQYVKELHEKIYDGEKVIYWEVKYPFPLSNRDYVYIRECREMDVDGRKIWVVLAQSVSVPQCPEKPGIVRVKSYKQSLAIESDGKTGSKVYMYYFDNPGGMIPSWLVNWAAKSGVPTFLKDMQKACRNYSKNM